From the Ruania alkalisoli genome, one window contains:
- a CDS encoding LysR family transcriptional regulator, with translation MWDSGRLRLLRELQLRGTVTAVAQTLNFSVSTVSHQLARLEREVGEKLLEPDGRRVRLTAQGRVVAEHAARMMDAEEATRGALEALEPGPETVRVASLETAARALLPRALDALAISRPELRVEVAVVPPEVGLFELEARHFDLTIAEEYPGSTRQLRPGLDRMTLGQDPVRLCAAAATTVTCLQDMADHPWVMEPPGAIVRDWGVQQCRAAGIEPDVRYEATDLTVHIRLIAAGHAVGILPDLVWAGYSAELALIDLPGTPHRELFTSARPSSRARPAVQAVHDALAAALHSPVAHPASVPRHATGATPD, from the coding sequence ATGTGGGACTCCGGTCGGCTCCGGCTGCTGCGTGAGCTGCAGCTGCGCGGAACGGTCACCGCCGTAGCGCAGACGCTGAACTTCAGCGTCTCGACGGTCTCCCACCAGCTCGCACGGCTCGAACGTGAAGTCGGCGAGAAGCTGCTGGAGCCGGATGGTCGCCGGGTACGGCTGACGGCGCAGGGCCGGGTGGTCGCCGAACACGCCGCACGGATGATGGATGCGGAGGAGGCGACCCGGGGCGCACTGGAAGCACTCGAGCCGGGGCCCGAGACCGTCCGTGTGGCGTCCCTGGAGACAGCAGCACGCGCTCTGCTGCCGCGGGCACTGGACGCCCTGGCCATCTCCCGTCCGGAACTGCGGGTGGAAGTGGCCGTGGTGCCACCGGAGGTGGGACTGTTCGAGCTGGAGGCACGCCATTTCGACCTCACGATCGCCGAGGAGTACCCCGGATCGACCCGCCAGCTGCGGCCGGGCCTGGACCGCATGACCCTGGGCCAGGACCCCGTGCGTCTGTGCGCGGCCGCGGCCACGACGGTGACCTGCCTGCAGGATATGGCCGACCACCCCTGGGTGATGGAACCGCCGGGTGCGATCGTGCGCGACTGGGGCGTCCAGCAGTGCCGGGCAGCCGGGATCGAGCCGGATGTGCGGTACGAGGCCACCGACCTGACCGTGCACATCCGGCTGATCGCCGCGGGCCACGCCGTCGGTATCCTCCCCGATCTGGTGTGGGCCGGCTACTCGGCCGAGCTGGCGCTGATCGACCTGCCCGGCACCCCCCACCGGGAGCTGTTCACCTCCGCGCGCCCGAGCTCCCGCGCCCGGCCGGCGGTGCAGGCCGTGCACGACGCACTGGCGGCGGCACTGCACTCCCCGGTGGCCCATCCCGCCTCGGTGCCCCGCCACGCGACAGGAGCAACCCCGGACTGA
- a CDS encoding methylglyoxal synthase, producing the protein MSTSPAPRHIALVAHDSMKVDLLRWAEYNRGTLAEHVLYATGTTGTMLEYELGLPVHRFLSGPVGGDQQIGAKIAEGQISMLIFFWDPLEAQPHDPDVKALLRIGAVWNVPMACNVASADLMISSPLMSSGYEHQRPDLSPRTWDESSGSPTA; encoded by the coding sequence ATGAGCACGTCACCCGCACCCCGTCACATCGCCCTCGTCGCGCACGACAGCATGAAGGTCGACCTGCTGCGCTGGGCCGAGTACAACCGCGGCACCCTCGCCGAGCACGTCCTCTACGCCACCGGCACCACGGGCACCATGCTCGAGTACGAGCTCGGCCTCCCGGTGCACCGATTCCTCTCCGGACCCGTCGGAGGCGACCAGCAGATCGGCGCGAAGATCGCCGAGGGTCAGATCTCGATGCTCATCTTCTTCTGGGACCCGCTCGAGGCCCAGCCCCACGACCCGGACGTCAAGGCCTTGCTACGAATCGGGGCCGTGTGGAACGTGCCCATGGCGTGCAACGTGGCGTCGGCAGATCTGATGATCTCCTCGCCGCTGATGAGCAGCGGCTACGAGCACCAGCGCCCGGACCTCTCACCGCGCACCTGGGATGAGTCGTCCGGATCCCCGACGGCGTAA
- a CDS encoding carbohydrate ABC transporter permease produces the protein MSTTATLTSAPTSPEPVVTRAAPRRVTIGGVLRVIGLGAWLLITLFPLYWIAITSLKAPGTISRFPLEYWPGELSIENYRGLFEQSNFGVFLANSAIVATTAGATATLIALLSAYVLARFHFRSRGAVLVAFLLTQMIPAFIALGPLYSMMSDLGLVDRKFGLVLVYVAISIPFSTIMLRGFFQNVPDALEEAAMIDGCSRLGALFRVIVPVMTPGIIAAFIFNFVNSWNELFLSVVLMHAESNRTIPAALNGFISTFNIDWGSMSAAAVLTILPTMVMFALASKWIVQGLTAGAVKG, from the coding sequence ATGAGTACGACGGCGACCCTCACCTCTGCGCCGACGTCCCCCGAGCCGGTGGTCACCAGGGCAGCGCCGCGCCGGGTCACCATCGGCGGCGTGCTGCGGGTGATCGGGCTGGGTGCTTGGTTGCTGATCACCCTGTTCCCGCTGTACTGGATCGCGATCACGTCGTTGAAGGCGCCGGGCACGATCAGCCGTTTCCCGCTGGAGTACTGGCCGGGAGAGCTCTCGATCGAGAACTACCGGGGCCTGTTCGAGCAGAGCAACTTCGGGGTGTTCCTCGCGAACTCGGCGATCGTGGCCACCACGGCGGGGGCCACTGCCACGCTGATCGCGCTGCTGAGTGCCTATGTGCTGGCGCGGTTCCACTTCCGCTCTCGGGGTGCGGTGCTGGTCGCCTTCCTGCTCACGCAGATGATTCCTGCGTTCATCGCGCTCGGGCCGTTGTACTCGATGATGTCCGACCTCGGGCTGGTGGACCGCAAGTTCGGTCTGGTGCTCGTCTATGTGGCGATCAGCATCCCGTTCTCCACCATCATGCTGCGTGGGTTCTTCCAGAACGTGCCCGATGCGCTGGAGGAGGCGGCGATGATCGACGGCTGCTCCCGGCTGGGGGCGTTGTTCCGGGTGATCGTGCCGGTGATGACGCCGGGGATCATCGCGGCATTCATCTTCAACTTCGTGAACTCCTGGAACGAGCTGTTCCTCTCGGTGGTGTTGATGCACGCGGAGTCGAACCGGACGATCCCGGCCGCGCTGAACGGCTTCATCTCGACGTTCAACATCGACTGGGGGTCGATGTCAGCGGCCGCGGTGCTGACGATCCTGCCGACCATGGTGATGTTCGCGCTGGCCAGTAAGTGGATCGTGCAGGGACTGACGGCGGGGGCCGTGAAGGGCTGA
- a CDS encoding carbohydrate ABC transporter permease, with translation MTEVTATSTERPAAAGGGAPGNRRRPAFRARHGLTILAFLAPAIVFVGWFTYYPMLRGANMAFRDWNLWDLTSTPFIGFDNFATILSDPVFPTVVRNSVLWVVGSLVPQLLIGFALALALRKRFRFRGVYQALVFFPWAVSGFLIGMLFRWMFNAEFGVVNDLLGKVGMIDAPIPWLADPTLAMIAVIVANIWYGVTFFAIMILAALQSVPEEMIEAASLDGAGKVRMLFSIIIPTISMTLLLTVLLRIIWIFNFPDIIYAMTGGGPANRTHIVTTWMINFTQQGNYGLASALGLCVVGFLLVFCAFYLMAIRKADQS, from the coding sequence GTGACTGAGGTGACCGCCACCTCCACCGAGCGCCCCGCCGCAGCCGGCGGCGGGGCGCCAGGCAACCGCCGCCGACCGGCGTTCCGGGCCCGTCACGGCCTGACGATCCTGGCCTTCCTGGCGCCGGCGATCGTGTTCGTGGGGTGGTTCACGTACTACCCGATGCTGCGCGGGGCCAATATGGCCTTCCGCGACTGGAACCTGTGGGACCTGACCTCGACACCCTTCATCGGGTTCGACAACTTCGCCACCATCCTCAGCGATCCGGTGTTCCCCACCGTCGTGCGCAACTCGGTGCTCTGGGTGGTCGGTTCGCTGGTGCCGCAGCTACTCATCGGCTTCGCCCTCGCGCTGGCCCTGCGCAAACGGTTCCGGTTTCGCGGCGTCTACCAGGCGTTGGTGTTCTTCCCCTGGGCCGTCTCCGGGTTCCTCATCGGGATGCTGTTCCGGTGGATGTTCAACGCCGAGTTCGGTGTGGTCAACGATCTGCTCGGCAAGGTCGGGATGATCGATGCGCCGATCCCGTGGCTGGCCGATCCCACCCTGGCGATGATCGCGGTGATCGTGGCGAACATCTGGTACGGGGTGACGTTCTTCGCGATCATGATCCTCGCAGCGCTGCAGTCCGTGCCCGAGGAGATGATCGAGGCGGCCAGCCTCGACGGCGCCGGGAAGGTGCGAATGCTCTTCTCGATCATCATCCCGACGATCTCGATGACCCTGCTGCTCACGGTGCTGCTGCGGATCATCTGGATCTTCAACTTCCCGGACATCATCTACGCCATGACCGGTGGCGGGCCGGCCAACCGGACACACATCGTCACCACCTGGATGATCAACTTCACCCAGCAGGGCAACTACGGCCTCGCCAGTGCCCTCGGGCTGTGCGTGGTGGGATTCCTGCTGGTCTTCTGCGCGTTCTACCTGATGGCGATCCGGAAGGCGGACCAGTCATGA
- a CDS encoding ABC transporter substrate-binding protein gives MRHLRSAVAATAGLSMIALAACSGDSGDAGDSEGTVTLQMVESLTNPDRTTLIRGLLDDFEAENPGVEVELVSPPTEQADQTIQQMLQSGSGVDVLEVRDITVGPFANNGWLYDLSGDLESWDGWDALTDNARAVAEGDGESYFLPYGFYGLSLFYRTDLVAEAGFDGPPSSWEDLLEQASAIQDPSSNTYGYAFRGGQNANSNVVAAIEAYVIDGLDTENAFLMEDGSTIFAAPEAQDALETYFALFEEASPPSAVSWGYPEMVEGFNNGSTAFLLQDPEVIATIQGSDTLSEDQWGTAPLLVGPTGRAAQPLAVAGWGVTEFSEHHEEAVALVQFLASEGPGTEFAQANSLVPPIASASDDPFYSEGPWTSYVTMTENPDTYVNVTQPRDVSWWTEWIQKSDQEIQSVLLGEMTHEELLTSWDEFWTEKYAAE, from the coding sequence ATGAGACACCTACGTTCCGCCGTCGCCGCGACGGCTGGCCTTTCGATGATCGCCCTGGCGGCGTGCTCGGGTGACTCCGGTGATGCCGGAGACTCCGAAGGCACCGTGACCCTCCAGATGGTGGAATCCCTGACCAACCCGGATCGCACCACGCTGATCCGCGGCCTGCTCGACGATTTCGAGGCGGAGAACCCCGGGGTTGAGGTCGAACTGGTCTCGCCCCCGACCGAGCAGGCGGACCAGACCATCCAGCAGATGCTGCAGTCCGGCTCCGGTGTGGACGTGCTGGAAGTCCGCGACATCACCGTCGGTCCGTTCGCCAACAACGGCTGGCTCTACGACCTCAGCGGTGACCTGGAGTCCTGGGACGGGTGGGACGCCCTCACCGACAACGCCCGCGCCGTGGCCGAGGGGGATGGCGAGAGCTACTTCCTCCCGTACGGCTTCTACGGCCTCTCCCTCTTCTACCGGACCGACCTGGTGGCCGAGGCGGGCTTCGACGGGCCGCCGTCCAGCTGGGAGGACCTGCTCGAGCAGGCGAGCGCGATCCAGGATCCCTCCAGCAACACCTATGGCTACGCCTTCCGTGGCGGGCAGAACGCGAACAGCAACGTGGTCGCCGCCATCGAGGCGTATGTGATCGACGGCCTCGACACCGAGAACGCCTTCCTGATGGAGGACGGCTCCACCATCTTCGCCGCTCCCGAGGCTCAGGATGCGCTGGAGACGTACTTCGCGCTCTTCGAGGAGGCGTCCCCGCCGTCCGCAGTCTCCTGGGGCTACCCGGAGATGGTTGAGGGCTTCAACAACGGCTCCACTGCGTTCCTGCTGCAGGACCCCGAGGTGATCGCCACCATCCAGGGATCGGACACCCTCTCCGAGGACCAGTGGGGCACCGCACCGCTGCTGGTGGGGCCCACGGGCCGTGCCGCGCAGCCGTTGGCAGTGGCCGGATGGGGCGTGACGGAGTTCAGCGAGCACCACGAGGAGGCGGTGGCGCTGGTGCAGTTCCTCGCCTCCGAAGGGCCGGGAACGGAGTTCGCCCAGGCCAACAGCCTTGTGCCGCCGATCGCCTCGGCCTCGGACGACCCGTTCTACTCCGAGGGTCCGTGGACGAGCTACGTGACCATGACCGAGAACCCGGACACCTATGTCAACGTCACCCAGCCGCGGGACGTGAGCTGGTGGACCGAGTGGATCCAGAAGTCCGACCAGGAGATCCAGAGTGTGCTCCTCGGCGAGATGACGCACGAGGAACTGCTCACCTCGTGGGATGAGTTCTGGACCGAGAAGTACGCCGCGGAGTGA
- a CDS encoding aminotransferase class V-fold PLP-dependent enzyme, producing the protein MQQTVGRDAVTGVSLRGYDRARDAWPLDPDVVHLNHGSFGAVPIEVVRHQDGLRAQADRNPVGWFPQVPALVAQARREIAPFIGARAEDMVFVPNASAAATVIYNSLQLAAGDEILVTDHGYGAITMGARRLARRFGARVRTVAIPLLASDDEVLTQFAAATTDRTRLIVVDQITSPTARRFPVEQITAQARRSGVRVLVDGAHAPGLIDAPAQCGEPDWWFGNLHKWPCAPRGAAVLVSTAADRDDLWPLIDSWAAEEPFPARFDTQGTIDATSYLAAPHAISWIEREYGWSAARETMAELVDHGAEIIGEAIAPYLDSDPVVVSAAQVPSMRLVRIPDTLADRREAADRLRDVLFQRAGVEAAFTTFDSRPYLRLSAHLYTEESDFHQFIERAIPLVLEASGLAASPGRVRSAPHAPSSRYPSPLKGENT; encoded by the coding sequence ATGCAGCAGACGGTCGGTCGGGACGCCGTGACAGGTGTGAGCCTGCGCGGATACGACCGGGCACGGGACGCCTGGCCGCTTGACCCGGATGTCGTGCACCTCAACCATGGCTCGTTCGGTGCCGTCCCCATCGAGGTGGTGCGCCACCAGGACGGGCTCCGGGCCCAGGCCGATCGCAACCCGGTCGGGTGGTTCCCGCAGGTTCCCGCACTGGTGGCCCAGGCGCGCCGGGAGATCGCACCGTTCATCGGCGCTCGCGCCGAGGACATGGTCTTCGTCCCCAATGCCTCCGCCGCCGCGACGGTGATCTACAACAGCCTGCAGCTGGCGGCCGGTGACGAGATTCTCGTAACCGACCACGGGTACGGCGCCATCACGATGGGTGCTCGCCGGCTCGCCCGGCGCTTCGGTGCTCGCGTGCGCACGGTCGCGATCCCCCTGCTCGCCAGTGATGACGAGGTGCTCACCCAGTTCGCCGCAGCCACCACCGACCGGACGCGGCTGATCGTGGTCGACCAGATCACCTCACCCACTGCCCGTCGCTTCCCGGTGGAGCAGATCACGGCGCAGGCGCGCCGCTCCGGCGTTCGTGTGCTCGTCGATGGTGCCCACGCACCCGGCCTGATCGATGCCCCGGCCCAGTGCGGCGAGCCGGACTGGTGGTTCGGCAACCTGCACAAGTGGCCGTGCGCGCCTCGAGGTGCGGCCGTGCTCGTGAGCACCGCAGCCGACCGTGACGACCTCTGGCCCCTCATCGACTCCTGGGCCGCCGAGGAGCCGTTCCCGGCACGCTTCGACACGCAGGGCACGATCGACGCCACCAGCTATCTCGCCGCACCCCACGCGATCTCCTGGATCGAGCGCGAGTACGGCTGGTCGGCGGCCCGCGAGACGATGGCCGAGCTCGTCGACCATGGCGCCGAGATCATCGGCGAGGCCATCGCGCCCTACCTCGACTCCGATCCGGTGGTCGTCAGTGCCGCGCAGGTGCCGTCGATGCGTCTGGTGCGGATACCGGACACCCTCGCCGACCGCCGCGAAGCCGCAGACCGGCTGCGTGACGTGCTGTTCCAGCGCGCCGGCGTGGAGGCCGCGTTCACCACCTTCGACTCTCGGCCCTACCTGCGCCTCTCGGCGCACTTGTACACCGAGGAGTCCGACTTCCACCAGTTCATCGAGCGGGCCATCCCGCTCGTGCTCGAAGCCAGCGGACTGGCCGCCTCGCCTGGGCGGGTCCGCTCCGCACCTCACGCACCATCTTCTCGCTACCCGTCCCCCCTCAAAGGAGAGAACACATGA
- a CDS encoding FadR/GntR family transcriptional regulator, translated as MRALETALDGLRALIAGGDLQPRDRLPSESELCERFGVSRGSLREAIRMLSALGVLDTRHGSGTYVGDLRAAPILENLSLTVGLLPLDSLLELTELRRALESHAASLAAARIDDADLAALDALLTELEVTTDDTDQSRLDHEFHMRIVEVGANSAFAAMVAVLRSRSRAYHLFSTNDGAAVKELSDAGHRAIWHALQTRDPMAAAAAAAAHVTQTEVWLRKHRPPAVVGSHAHPAGRSARVRSAPGR; from the coding sequence ATGCGAGCACTTGAGACAGCACTGGACGGACTGCGTGCCCTGATCGCCGGAGGTGATCTACAGCCGCGGGACCGGCTACCGAGCGAGTCGGAACTGTGCGAACGATTCGGGGTCTCGCGCGGTTCGTTGCGCGAAGCGATCCGCATGCTCTCGGCACTGGGCGTCCTGGATACCCGGCACGGTTCCGGCACCTACGTCGGTGATCTGCGAGCGGCGCCGATCCTGGAGAACCTCTCCCTCACCGTGGGACTCCTGCCCCTGGACTCACTACTGGAGCTGACCGAGTTGCGGCGCGCCCTGGAGTCACACGCAGCATCGCTGGCCGCGGCACGCATCGACGACGCCGATCTGGCGGCGCTCGACGCCCTGCTCACCGAGCTCGAGGTGACCACCGACGATACCGACCAGTCCCGACTCGATCATGAGTTCCACATGCGGATCGTCGAAGTCGGGGCCAACAGCGCCTTCGCGGCGATGGTTGCCGTGCTGCGTTCCCGCTCGCGCGCCTACCACTTGTTCAGCACCAACGACGGCGCCGCAGTCAAGGAACTCTCCGACGCCGGGCATCGCGCCATCTGGCACGCCCTGCAGACCAGGGATCCCATGGCCGCGGCCGCGGCCGCGGCCGCCCACGTCACCCAGACCGAGGTCTGGTTGCGCAAGCACCGCCCGCCGGCCGTGGTCGGCAGTCATGCGCATCCCGCCGGCCGGTCCGCAAGGGTCAGGTCAGCACCCGGCCGCTGA
- a CDS encoding SDR family NAD(P)-dependent oxidoreductase has product MTLTDASVLITGASSGLGAEFATQFARRGHDLVLVARRAERLQELSDCLRREYGVCAYPIGADLAVDGAARALRQQVREREVRIGGLVNNAGFGLKGALVEADPARLDEMVRLNVGAVVAMTREFLPDILAADGLLVNVASTAAFQPCPTMAAYGASKSFVLNFTEAVAHEVRGTGARVLAISPGATRTEFFDVVGDASAAVGRFQSSAQVVSRTFRALESGSRPPSVVSGWSNAATAALTRLLPRRALLAISGRVLT; this is encoded by the coding sequence ATGACCCTCACCGATGCATCCGTCCTCATCACCGGCGCAAGCTCGGGCCTCGGCGCGGAGTTCGCCACACAGTTCGCGCGCCGTGGACATGACCTCGTGCTTGTGGCCCGCCGTGCGGAACGCCTGCAGGAGCTCTCTGATTGCCTCCGGCGTGAGTACGGCGTGTGTGCGTACCCGATCGGTGCCGACCTGGCGGTGGATGGGGCCGCCCGGGCCCTGCGCCAGCAGGTGCGGGAGCGCGAGGTACGGATCGGAGGTCTGGTCAACAATGCCGGCTTCGGACTCAAAGGGGCCTTGGTCGAGGCGGACCCCGCCCGCCTCGACGAGATGGTGCGCCTCAACGTGGGCGCCGTCGTGGCCATGACCCGGGAGTTCCTCCCCGACATCCTCGCGGCCGATGGTCTGCTGGTGAATGTGGCCAGTACCGCCGCATTCCAGCCGTGCCCGACGATGGCCGCCTATGGTGCCAGCAAGTCGTTCGTACTCAACTTCACCGAGGCCGTGGCACACGAGGTCCGAGGCACGGGTGCGCGGGTGCTCGCGATCAGCCCGGGGGCCACCCGCACCGAGTTCTTCGACGTGGTCGGCGATGCGTCCGCTGCCGTCGGGCGCTTCCAGTCCTCCGCCCAGGTCGTCTCCCGCACCTTCCGGGCCCTTGAGTCCGGTTCGCGGCCCCCGAGTGTGGTGTCCGGCTGGTCGAACGCGGCCACGGCGGCCCTGACGAGGCTCCTGCCCCGGCGCGCGCTCCTTGCTATCAGCGGCCGGGTGCTGACCTGA
- a CDS encoding TetR/AcrR family transcriptional regulator produces MTARPYHHGGLREALLEGAVREIEVRGVDGLSVRGLARDLGVSHGASARHFRDRAALLDAVAVEGFGQLLEAMRAGGSDELLTAAHGYVRFAVDHPRLLAATFAAKRAQTPSEELLAAGERAYDFVVELLVRGQGEGRVRPGDPRAQARVTFAAVHGVAMLAVDDLLDGAPWEQATDEIIELLSAGLGSPSQATTVPSTTRD; encoded by the coding sequence ATGACAGCGCGCCCGTACCACCATGGCGGTCTGCGCGAGGCGCTGCTGGAAGGCGCCGTACGGGAGATCGAGGTCCGCGGCGTCGACGGACTCTCCGTGCGCGGCCTCGCACGCGATCTAGGTGTCAGCCACGGCGCTTCGGCACGGCACTTCCGGGACCGGGCTGCACTGCTGGACGCCGTCGCGGTCGAGGGCTTCGGACAGTTGCTGGAAGCAATGCGGGCGGGCGGCAGCGACGAACTGCTCACCGCCGCCCACGGATACGTCCGGTTCGCCGTCGACCATCCGCGCTTGCTCGCGGCCACCTTCGCCGCGAAGCGCGCCCAGACACCGAGTGAGGAGCTGCTTGCGGCCGGGGAGCGCGCCTACGACTTTGTCGTCGAGCTGCTCGTCCGCGGACAGGGCGAGGGCCGCGTCCGGCCCGGCGATCCGCGTGCACAGGCCCGCGTGACATTCGCGGCGGTCCACGGTGTCGCGATGCTCGCGGTCGACGATCTGCTCGACGGCGCACCCTGGGAGCAGGCCACCGATGAGATTATCGAGTTGCTCAGCGCGGGCCTGGGATCGCCGTCGCAAGCAACCACGGTCCCATCGACCACGCGAGACTAG